Proteins from a genomic interval of Euleptes europaea isolate rEulEur1 chromosome 18, rEulEur1.hap1, whole genome shotgun sequence:
- the ZNF865 gene encoding zinc finger protein 865, whose amino-acid sequence MEANAAGDEGVHFQSYPFDFLEFLNHQRFEPMEAYNHEHAKAVASLPCPQPQYEYAQPPAAAPPTHFDRVPPTVGTSKPKTEGPSSSSSSSTTSTTVQVKKPDPGAPTSQQQQPPQQPQPPYSAPAVVPPAGQPLFDTTAAAAAAAAAAYNTPQWGIVDLSGHQLFNSLKRGQAPPQAASSVIPDSQAIKDDKNYFRRLKYFIDRRFPCGVCQKSFKQSSHLVQHMLVHTGERPYECTTCGRTYNHISSLIRHRRCHKDTEDAAAAANVAAAANVAAAAVAAAAVASAAANPGTEGGSQPPAQSSNPQVAPTGAAAASALGAAIAQTEGPFTCSLCWKVFKKPSHLHQHQIIHTGEKPFSCSVCQKSFNRRESLKRHVRTHSDLLRVQCGVCGKEFRDASYLLKHQATHAPPGTIPPRPEYKCDICGKGYVAPQNLLRHRQLQHEGAQLPKDGTNAALSYLPPGAYLLPQDGQATSSDGDTKPASYGLLGAHPLLVGTAAGKNFCCGICGRGFGRRETLKRHERIHTGEKPHQCAVCGKRFRESFHLSKHHVVHTRERPYKCEICGKVFGYPQSLTRHKQIHRLQLPCSLPPMGPSLTPMGPSLPPPPEGLTYGCSDCGERFPDLFHVMSHKEVHVAEKPYPCDACGKCFGFIENLMWHKLVHQAAPERLLPPDETAAAVAPLENGLAGGDNMAASYEDHHPTLPSGERFSCSICGQTFKHFLGLVTHKYVHLVRRTLACSVCGQSFAGAYDLLLHRRTHLQKRHFSCPVCGKRFWEAALLMRHQRCHTEERPYRCTVCGRGFLRSWYLRQHKVVHTGERAYKCALCNKRFAQSSSLAEHQRLHVVARPQRCPTCGKTFRYRSNLLEHQRVHLGEKVYRCDRCSKSFFYLSSILRHQRSHDAKRELRCGACLKLFKDPKYFSKHLQAHQGGRPFKCSTCGEAFSNTYGLKKHRHIHKMERFAAMGGHKEQQP is encoded by the coding sequence ATGGAAGCCAATGCAGCAGGCGACGAGGGTGTGCATTTCCAGAGCTACCCCTTCGACTTCCTGGAGTTCCTGAACCACCAGCGCTTCGAACCTATGGAGGCTTACAACCACGAGCACGCCAAAGCAGTCGCTTCCCTCCCCTGCCCGCAGCCACAGTACGAGTACGCCCAGCCACCGGCCGCCGCCCCACCCACTCACTTTGACCGCGTCCCTCCGACCGTCGGCACTTCCAAGCCCAAGACTGagggcccctcctcctcctcttcctcctccaccacctcaaCTACCGTTCAGGTCAAGAAACCCGACCCCGGGGCCCCCACATCGCAGCAACAGCAGCCCCCCCAGCAACCGCAGCCCCCATACAGTGCTCCAGCAGTGGTCCCGCCAGCAGGCCAGCCTCTCTTTGATACCACAGCAGCcgcagctgccgccgccgccgctgcctacAACACTCCGCAGTGGGGGATTGTGGACCTTTCCGGCCACCAACTCTTCAACAGTCTGAAGCGTGGGCAggccccgccccaggccgcctCCTCCGTGATCCCCGACAGCCAGGCGATCAAGGACGACAAGAACTATTTCCGGCGCCTGAAATACTTCATAGACCGGCGCTTCCCGTGCGGGGTGTGCCAGAAGTCCTTTAAGCAGTCGTCCCACCTGGTGCAGCACATGCTGGTGCACACGGGCGAGCGGCCCTACGAGTGCACCACCTGCGGGCGCACCTATAACCACATCTCCAGCCTCATCCGGCACCGGCGCTGTCACAAGGACACTGAGGATGCTGCGGCAGCGGCCAACGTGGCGGCGGCGGCCAACGTGGCGGCCGCAGCTGTGGCGGCGGCTGCCGTGGCCAGCGCCGCGGCTAATCCTGGCACTGAGGGAGGCTCCCAACCTCCTGCCCAGAGCAGCAACCCGCAGGTAGCGCCGACTGGGGCAGCGGCTGCCTCCGCCCTGGGCGCCGCCATCGCTCAGACAGAGGGCCCTTTCACCTGCTCCCTGTGCTGGAAGGTGTTCAAGAAGCCAAGTCACCTGCACCAGCACCAGATCATCCACACCGGCGAGAAGCCGTTCTCGTGCTCTGTCTGCCAGAAGAGCTTCAACCGCCGTGAGAGCCTGAAGCGGCACGTGCGGACCCACTCGGACCTCCTGCGGGTGCAGTGCGGGGTATGCGGCAAGGAGTTCCGGGATGCCTCCTACCTGCTCAAGCACCAGGCCACCCACGCCCCGCCCGGGACCATCCCCCCACGCCCGGAGTACAAGTGTGACATCTGTGGAAAGGGCTACGTGGCCCCCCAGAACCTCCTGCGCCATCGGCAACTGCAGCACGAGGGAGCCCAGCTGCCCAAGGACGGCACCAACGCCGCGCTGTCCTACCTGCCGCCGGGGGCGTACCTCCTTCCCCAGGACGGGCAGGCTACCAGTTCTGACGGAGACACCAAGCCGGCATCCTATGGGCTCTTGGGCGCCCACCCGCTGTTGGTGGGAACGGCAGCGGGCAAGAACTTCTGCTGCGGGATCTGCGGCCGCGGGTTCGGACGGAGGGAGACGCTCAAGCGGCATGAACGGATCCACACGGGCGAGAAGCCCCACCAGTGCGCGGTGTGCGGGAAGCGCTTCCGCGAGTCCTTCCACCTCAGCAAGCACCACGTGGTGCACACGCGGGAGAGGCCCTACAAATGCGAGATCTGTGGGAAGGTTTTCGGCTACCCGCAGAGCTTAACTCGACACAAACAGATCCACCGGCTGCAGCTTCCTTGCTCTTTGCCGCCCATGGGGCCATCGCTGACGCCCATGGGCCCCTCGCTGCCTCCACCTCCTGAGGGGCTGACCTACGGGTGTTCCGACTGCGGGGAGCGCTTCCCCGACCTCTTTCACGTCATGAGCCACAAGGAGGTCCACGTAGCTGAGAAGCCCTACCCTTGCGACGCCTGCGGCAAGTGCTTTGGCTTCATCGAGAACCTCATGTGGCACAAACTGGTCCACCAGGCCGCTCCTGAGCGGCTCCTGCCCCCAGACGAGACGGCGGCAGCGGTGGCCCCCCTGGAGAACGGGCTCGCCGGCGGTGACAACATGGCAGCATCCTACGAGGATCACCACCCCACCTTGCCAAGCGGGGAGCGCTTTTCCTGCTCCATCTGTGGCCAGACCTTCAAGCATTTTCTGGGGCTTGTCACCCACAAGTATGTGCACCTGGTGCGCCGCACCCTGGCCTGTTCAGTGTGCGGGCAGAGTTTTGCGGGGGCTTATGACCTGCTGCTGCATCGCCGCACCCATCTGCAGAAGCGCCATTTCTCCTGCCCAGTCTGCGGCAAGCGCTTCTGGGAGGCCGCCCTTCTGATGCGCCACCAGCGGTGCCACACGGAGGAGCGCCCCTACCGCTGCACCGTCTGCGGCCGCGGCTTCCTGCGCTCGTGGTACCTGCGCCAGCACAAAGTGGTGCACACAGGGGAGCGGGCCTACAAGTGCGCCCTCTGCAACAAGCGCTTCGCCCAGTCGTCCAGCCTGGCGGAACACCAGCGCCTCCACGTGGTGGCCAGGCCCCAGCGCTGCCCCACATGCGGCAAGACCTTCCGCTACCGCAGCAACCTTCTGGAGCACCAGCGGGTGCACCTGGGCGAGAAGGTCTACCGCTGCGACCGCTGCTCCAAGAGCTTCTTCTACCTGTCGTCCATCCTGCGCCACCAGCGCTCCCATGACGCCAAGCGCGAGCTGCGGTGCGGGGCCTGCCTCAAGCTCTTCAAGGACCCCAAGTACTTCAGCAAGCACCTCCAGGCCCACCAGGGCGGGCGGCCCTTCAAGTGCAGCACCTGCGGGGAAGCCTTCTCCAACACCTACGGCCTCAAGAAGCACCGCCACATCCACAAGATGGAGCGCTTCGCCGCCATGGGGGGCCACAAGGAGCAACAGCCCTAG